The genomic DNA AGCAGAACAGAAAACTTTTTAACGTTCATATTGAGCGTACAGGCTTGCTTTATATATTGGTTGTTTAGTATGACAGATTACATAATCTTGAAATATTAAAATATAAAAATTTTAAATTAATGATAGAAAAAAGGGTACGGTATTATGGTTACTGTTCATCAATCAATATCTATATCACATCCGTTCAATGTCTTTCACCTTATAACTCTGAGATAAATCTTGTCGTCCTTCTGATAATATCCTATGATATCGCCTTCCTTGACGTCAAGAATTTCTGCGATCCTCCTCGTTATGGATACTCTCAACGTACTGTTGGTCATGGTAGCTTTTGATACATCTATGAGTCTTCCCTCAGCGGCCATTGACCGAGATTTGTAAAATGTATTAAAACATTATTATAATATACTATATTACCAATTTAAAAGTCTTGCAAAAATTATAATAAATGCAATAATTGAAATATGGATAAATTTTATTGCACATTGAGTTTTTAATCCAGAGGCGCGGTGTAAAGCTATCTGTAAATTTATCCCTTGATTTTCTATACGTATCCTTCTATTCATTCTGAATATGATCTCTATGCTAAAAGGATCATATTTATTAAATGCGATGTTGGAAAAAGATCAGAATTTTTAATATAGAACCGAGCATGATGATATTTTGTCAATTCAATACAGGGTTCTCATATTATATCGAATAAAGATGTGGATAATATAAAAATATTCAGTAGATACGATATATTGTAATGCAGATTTCAATCCAGCATATATATTCATATGAAATGTTATTTCCGAACATCATTCTTAGAGTCAGATCTAATGAATTCTATTACCTTTTTGATCCCTGCATCAAGTGGCGTTGGATCCTTAACGACTGTGTTCAATGCAATAAGCTTTTCAGCCTCTGGCAATATGTAATTCTCATGCCTAACCTTTAAGCGTTTTCCGGTAATATGCTCTATAAGAGAGATAAGATCATTTACGGATGTCCCCTTCCCAGAACCTACTTCATATTCTCCCCTTCTATATTTTTCATTTAGAAGTCTCTCTATGGTTCTGGGGACATCTCCAACGTAGAGAAAATCTCTTATATGACTACCATCTCCGTATACCACAGCTTCTTCATCAAATAGAGCAGCTTTTGTGAATAGATAAACTGCTCCCTTTCTAGACCCATCCCCATAAATGTTGAAGAACCTTAGGATATAGTATTGAAGACCGTAAAGTTTGCCATAAAGTTTTATCCATTCCTCGGCTTGTTTCTTTGACAATGAATATGGATTGGTTGGTTCTGCGGTCGAACCAGAGCTCGGAAATATGAAGATGCTATCATCTTTCCTTGCTATCTCCAAGAATTTAAGAACCAATGCAAGATCGTCCTGAAAATAATCATACGGCATCTCTATGGATTTTCTGATTAGTCCTCTCGCGGCCATATGCACTATTACATCAAATTTCGCATCTAGGAAAGAATCGCCTATGTCATATCCATATACCTCATATTTGTTACTGAATTCACTATAGATATGAGAGCCGATAAATCCTTTGTGACCAGTTACGAGAAACCTCATATAGGTATATAATTTCCTATAATAAACGTCTTTACATAATTTGTCCTGTCTCATAATATCCAAGCATACGGTTATAATGTATATAATGGGCTGTTGAAGGCATAAAAAACTTGAAAATAAGAAAGATCAGCCATATCGTATCTGATAATATTCCATATCGAACCCATAAACGGAGAAACGCGAATATAATCCTTACCGGAAAATTTCTCTCTTTTGTCATGAATAAAAATATTATATATTCATGCAGAAAGATATAATATATTAAGTCCTTGATGTCAGAATCTTTGCAATAATATAGAAGAGATTTTAAGGAGTCAGAACTTGATCTAAAAAATCTTGCTTTAGTATTAAAATATGCAGGCATATCATCCTTTATGGTTGTCAAGCTTGGATGCAGCCTATATAGTGTAAGCTTATCAGAATCGCAAAGTATGCGATATCCCTTAGCCAAAGCATAATAAAATGTAATCTTATCAAAACTCGCATGCATCGTTTCATATAGAGGTTTCAATTCTAGAGCTAATTTCCTTGACATTGAAAAACAGCTCATATACCATTCGGCCCTTGCCTCTCGTATTTTCCTTATCATGTTTTTGAAATTTGACATATATATAATGTATGAATAATGGCTCGTAGAATCGCCTCTAAGACGGGATCCATTTTCCTTAATGAAATTGATATCATTATGATACAACTCTATTCCGTTGGATAATCTACTGTATATTGTCTGAAGCTTATTGCTTTCGAACAGATCGTCATCATCAAGAAAACTTATAATTTCACCATTAGCTTCATCTATACCACGTGCCATCTTCTGACCAAGGGTCTTGCCATTATATAATATATTTTTTATATTCCGCTTGCTGCAGAAAATATCAATATCCCTATCAACAAAATTCTTGACCAGTATGATTTCATAGCTCTCACGATCAAAGCTTTGAGCAAGAACACTTTCTATAGCGGATTTAACATAAGTTCGTCTATCATGAGCAGAGATGATAACGGATATCTTTATCATTGAACTATCGATTCTATAATACCGTTGCTCAATGAAAATGTTTTCTCTTGATTTACTCATTAGTTTCAAATAGAAGATAACTAACGATTTGAGTCTTTACTCTTTGAAATTCATATCATCTGTATTGCATAGATTTAAGAATTATTTTAATATAAGTTTTTGTGAAAGCTATCGTTTTGGACGACTTCTGGGTTAAAAGTGGTACTCAGGTATTGGCATCGGATGTTATCAAGGTTCTGAACGATATTGGCTATACCGTAGATGTTCTTACCAGCAAGAGTTCCAAATTTATACCAGAAGGAGTGCATAATGTGTTTTATATTGATTATCCAAAAAAAAGCCTGACGAATAGAATAAATATTCTTTATAACATGCTAAACCTTAAAAAACAATTGCTAAAGTTTGATTTCAATTCTTATGATATAACATTTAACAACAGACCGAATATTTATTTGATGAACGCATCTTTCAATTATTTGCATGGTCCGGTCTTTTTTGAAAGTTTTCTCGATCAGAATGGTAATGTAAAAAACATTTTCTTATACGAAATCATCAAGACTCTTGGTCTATATAAGATATATAATACGGCAATATTCCTTACTCATGGCGAATACTCTGCTAGATACTCAGCGAAAGGGTTCGATAAGTTAAATATAAAGCCCAACAAGATAATTCCCATCAATATCCCTGTTAATTATCCTTGGATAGAAGAAATACCAGAGAAGGAAGAATATATGCTTACGTTTGGTAGAATAACCCCAGATAAGATGATAGATCGTGGTATTAGAATAGCTGAACTATCCAGAATTCCATATAAAGTTGCTGGTTTCGTGCCAGATAGATGGAGAAGCTACTTTGAAGATCTAAGATCAAGAGCACCTAGCAACGTCGAATTTATAGAATCACCCTCTGAAGACGAAAAAATAGAGCTGTTTAAGAGAGCCCAAATATATCTTCATACAAAGGACAATGAACATTACGGCGTGACAACGGCAGAAGCAATATGGTTCGGGTGTATTCCAATAACGCCTAAAAACGGCGGGTCATGGGAAGATATTCTTGAATATGGCAGATACGGCCTAGGTTATAAAAGTGTGGATGAAGCCATTAAGATGATAGAAGTGGCGAAGAGGATGGATGATCAAAGAAGAAGTGAGATATTTGAATCCAGAGAGCGTTTTAAATTCGAACATTTCGAGGAACGAATATCGAAATTGATAGATGAAATATAGATGATATGAATTAATAAATTGGTGATTGCTCTCTTTATCTAATTTTTAATTTTAGAATAATAACTGTCCATCCTCGCCTTAAAAGAGGAAAAACTGAAATAATCAACATATGGTCTAGACTTTTGAAGGTAATCATCCCGATACTTAACTGCATGCCTTACAGATTCAAGTATAGATGCCTTATCTATTTCAGTGAAAAACGCGTATTTACCGAATAGTTCCTTGAATACCGGTAGCTTTGAAAGTACTATCGGCACACCTAGAGCCGTAGCCTGCATGGGCGGTATACCAAATCCCTCATTGCTAGATACACGAATAAGGACATCGGATGCGCACATGATTTTATTCAAATCTTCTTCCGACAGTCTAACGAAGTTGATATCACCTGCATCATTCCCAATATGGACATGAATGAATTCTGAATTCTTCAAAGCTTCCGTAACTAGGTGATTATTTTTGAAGATCCCATCTCCTACGGTTAATGCTATTTTTCTATCCCTTGGAAGCCCGTATTGGCGCTTTATATTTTCTATATCATCATATTTTTTCCAATTCTTTGAATTTCCATGATGAATTACCTGAATATTCTTCTCATCGAATCCGGCTTCGATCATAGATTTCATGGTCGTCTTAGAAATTGCTATTATGTTCTTGAATTTCTTGTATTTGTTTATCTTGAATTTCCTGATTTTTCTCATATAGATGGGTTCATTCTTTGGATGATACAAATCATGTATCGTAACGATACCATCGGTCGATACTGGAACAATTGAGGTATCAAGATAATGATAGAAGCTCCTGTTTAAATCGAAAAGATAAGATGGGAAAAGGCTATTTATCACATATCCATTTCCAACCATCCATTTTTTAGGTGTCATTTTTGTGCCAGGAAACGATCTATCTTTTTGATTCTTATCAAGTACAAGAGAAATAACATGATCCTCACCCACAATTTCAGTGATAATGCTGGCGTAGGTACCAATACCAGTATACGTATTTGATGTATTTATGCAAATTGGATATTTAGGCATTGAAACTATATACAGCCAATTAATTTATACTTCACTATACTAAAAAAGATCTTTGTTATGGGTCTATCGAAACTTTTTCATTCAATTCAAAATTTTTTAGGCTTAAAAAGTCCAAACACTGCGACTAAACATCACATCCCTTAAATTCAAGGCCGCGCATGCATCCTTAGAAAATGCGTAGATATCGCCTCTCTCTTATATAATGATAAATGAGAAAAGCGATTATTTCTGTTATTCGATATATTCCTCGATCTCTTTTTCCTTTTCCTCTATTATTTGTTCATAGCTTAATCCCTTATATTTATTAAGAAGTGTCGGTATGAGTCCATAATAAGATTCATCGTATTTCACCTTTCTGATACGCCATGGCTCGGATCTAATTTCTTTATGAGTTTTAATATAATCTTGGAAACTAATATCTTTTTTCTTTCTTTCGTTATACCAAGATATTCTTAGATCTCTAAATTGATGCATAGTAATTGGTCTAATAACATTCAAGTGCAAGGCATAATATCCTTGCAAGAATATTTTTCTATAATAAAAGGGAATAACCGGTTCATCCCATTTTTTCCTTGGATCAAATTTAAAATGATCTGAATTAGAGATGATCCATGCCTCTCCGGCGTATTTGCATCTTTCAGGTTGAATTTCATCAAGTTGATATCCCATCGTCGCTAAGTGAAAATGAATAGCATAATAATATCTCGTAGTATCTAAGTTTCTCACATAATTTATAAGTTTTTCGAAAGAAAATTTGCCATTATCCATTGCTATATGATCACCGTCCCATATGAAGATCCATTTATAGGAACATTCTGATAGCCCAATCGCCCTCGCAGTTGGCAGATCAAGATCTCTAATAATGTGTTTATAATTTTTAATTTTTAGATCTGAAAGTAGCTCTATATTTCTTTTTAAATACGGTTGATCCGATGAATCCACTATGATCACCTCATCAGCATACCTAACAATTGATTTAAGCGATTCTGCAAGCCATATATCGTTCTTTGTAACGATTAGAAAAGATATACCTTCTGGAAATCTAACTGATGTGATATAATTTTTCCTATGTAAACTTGAAGATATATATCGAATTAATTGGCCTGCATAATGTTCCATGGTTTTTTTGAAACAGAATTGATATTTAGGGGACATATTTTTTGATTTCATACCTATGCATAATACCTATATTATTGAATTTTTTCATAGTTATTTACATAGATTTAGGGATAAATAAGAGATATGGAGGATATGAATATCAATTGTTTCGGTAATGTAATATGAAGATTTTACTCGATAAGAAAACTTATAAATTATCTTTTTCAAATATTTTATGCATGCAAGAGTTAGATAAAGCAATCCATTAATGTAATGATCGGAAACATAGACAATCTTGTAGAGACAACTGGATCTGGCTTGCACCATGATATACCTTTACTGGTAAGATCATCTTATGAAAGATCCAGAGCTTCGTTATATATCAATTGCTGATCGTATAGGAAAAATTTCGAATTTAATGCAATCACTGTGGGAGAATGTCGAGTATACATATTATTTTTAATTTGAACCTGAGGCGAGAAATCGTATGAACTTCTTTAATACTGACAAATTCTCAGGGAAAAGAGAGCTGAGAAAAAGCCCATCATCTTTACCTATCAGCCTCGTCGCTTTAATCATTGCTATGTACACGATCGTTCCAAGAAGTATATATGGGAACAGCAGATCCATGGATGTGCCGAAGTGCACTTCAGCCAACATCACGACCAATACCATAACGAGTGATGAACCCCATACCTTGGCAAGATCCTTAGCGTTGGCTGAATACAACCCGCTTTTTTTCGCATATCTATAAAGTACGAAGAATGTTGCAGCATATATGGAGGAAAAGCCAATTGAAGCACCCTCAATTCCGAATTTTGGTATAAGCATTATTGAAAGTATGGCATTGCTTGCGAGCGATGCAGCGCTTGAGTATATGAATACCTTTGTCTTCCTTATCGCCGCTATTAGCTGTGTCATCACGTTGCTTGTGACGAACAACGCTGAAAAAACCATGACGATCGATATTGCATCCGATCCTTCCTCATAGTATCTTCCTGCAAGGAGAACGATGATCATGCGGGAAAGTACCGCGACACCTAAAGCTGCGGGTACGTAAACTGCAGCGATCATTGTAGTGGCCATTGCGGTTCGTGCCCTTATGTTTTCCCTATTACCTTCGCCGTAGAATTCCGAAAATTTCGGTAGCATTATATTGTTAAGCGGTGATACGATGAAACCTATGGAACTCGCTATTAAGAGCGCGAAGTTGTAGACAGCAAGTGACGATAGCGTCATGAGACCCGCTACGATGAATCTATCGATGTACGTAGCTCCGTATGATATTATAGAGGAGAAGAGCACTGGAATCGAAAATTGAAAGAGCAATGATGGCGTGAGCGGTCTTGGCTTTCCCCTGTAATCATGCGTGGACTTTATTATCAGAAATAGATAGAGCGCTACGCCGAGGAATATGCCTGCCGCCCATCCAATCACAACGAAATAGAGGGATCTCAGAAAGAAAGCCATCAGAAGAGCTGTGGAATAATAGGTTATCCATATGATTACGTTCATCAGTCCAGACGCCCTGAATAGCTGTAGGCCCAATGCGCTGCCGTTTAAAATACCGAAGAGCACGTTGCCGACCAGGACAATGCTCAGCAATCTGACTATGCCTGTGTATGCTGGAGTATGCATGAAGATGACCGATATAGTCCGAGATAGATAGAACATGGAAAGGAGGCCAATTATTGAAAAGATCAGACCCAATGCGAGGATTTTGAAAACTACACTTTTTGCGGTAGCATATTCCTGCCTTCCGAGATGGTAGGAGGCGAAATGCTGAACAGCCGTTCCGAGCCCGAATGAGAATATGAGGTTAAAAAGACCTATTATAGCTATAAAGAGCGCTACCGCTCCAACCTCTGAAGAGCTGAAGAATCTAACCAATATGACATAGAATAAAGCCCCAGAAAAAAGCTGAGCCCCAGCACCCGTATACTGATATAGAGCGTCTATTCCAAGTAAAGATGATGACTGGGGCATATTACCGTAATCGAAAGCATTCTTATATATTTACTTTTCTGGATTAATCTTCGCATGGACTATTTCTTTATCCAGAACTGATTGGCTATGTATCCTTTTACAGGCTTCTGGTCCTCCTTGATCAATTTGAAATCCAGGGAGTCGAGAAGTTCGATGACTTCAGTCCGCAGCTCTAGGGAATGTACTTCTATGATGATTTCTTTTGTTTTCTCTAGGGTCTGAAGGGCTCCTCTGAGTACGTCCATCTCGAAGCCTTCAACGTCTATCTTTATTAAGTCCGGACTGAGATCGTAATCGTCCAGCCTTCTCATCTTTATATTTATCTTATCGCCTGTCCCAAAGGCGTTCACCATATCTCCTGAGAAATTTACTGTCATTATTTTATCATCGCTCCCGAGGGCAACGTCATAGCATTCGCAATCCAGAGCGTTGAGTTCTATATTTTTCTTGAGAACATCGAAGTTATGCGGCAACGGCTCAAATGCGATCACCTTGCGCGCGCCACGCATATAGAAATAGAGGACGCTGTCGCCTGTCTGAGCGCCAACGTCTATGACAACCTTATCTTTATAATCGAAATAGGAATATTGCCCATAGAAAAAGGTTTCCTTGAATGAAAATTTGCTTGATCTGTTGTCAACGTTAAAGTATATCTTTGCGGTGTCAATTCCAACATTTATATATCTTTTAAAATTATTGGCCTTCCTTTCATTGTGAAATAGGTCGAGAATTAGATCTTTCAATGTTAAGTTCAGATCCGTTATCTCGTTTAACTTGTATCTGATCGATCTA from Thermoplasma sp. Kam2015 includes the following:
- a CDS encoding NAD(P)-dependent oxidoreductase produces the protein MRFLVTGHKGFIGSHIYSEFSNKYEVYGYDIGDSFLDAKFDVIVHMAARGLIRKSIEMPYDYFQDDLALVLKFLEIARKDDSIFIFPSSGSTAEPTNPYSLSKKQAEEWIKLYGKLYGLQYYILRFFNIYGDGSRKGAVYLFTKAALFDEEAVVYGDGSHIRDFLYVGDVPRTIERLLNEKYRRGEYEVGSGKGTSVNDLISLIEHITGKRLKVRHENYILPEAEKLIALNTVVKDPTPLDAGIKKVIEFIRSDSKNDVRK
- a CDS encoding glycosyltransferase family 2 protein, which codes for MIKISVIISAHDRRTYVKSAIESVLAQSFDRESYEIILVKNFVDRDIDIFCSKRNIKNILYNGKTLGQKMARGIDEANGEIISFLDDDDLFESNKLQTIYSRLSNGIELYHNDINFIKENGSRLRGDSTSHYSYIIYMSNFKNMIRKIREARAEWYMSCFSMSRKLALELKPLYETMHASFDKITFYYALAKGYRILCDSDKLTLYRLHPSLTTIKDDMPAYFNTKARFFRSSSDSLKSLLYYCKDSDIKDLIYYIFLHEYIIFLFMTKERNFPVRIIFAFLRLWVRYGILSDTIWLIFLIFKFFMPSTAHYIHYNRMLGYYETGQIM
- a CDS encoding glycosyltransferase, producing the protein MDDFWVKSGTQVLASDVIKVLNDIGYTVDVLTSKSSKFIPEGVHNVFYIDYPKKSLTNRINILYNMLNLKKQLLKFDFNSYDITFNNRPNIYLMNASFNYLHGPVFFESFLDQNGNVKNIFLYEIIKTLGLYKIYNTAIFLTHGEYSARYSAKGFDKLNIKPNKIIPINIPVNYPWIEEIPEKEEYMLTFGRITPDKMIDRGIRIAELSRIPYKVAGFVPDRWRSYFEDLRSRAPSNVEFIESPSEDEKIELFKRAQIYLHTKDNEHYGVTTAEAIWFGCIPITPKNGGSWEDILEYGRYGLGYKSVDEAIKMIEVAKRMDDQRRSEIFESRERFKFEHFEERISKLIDEI
- a CDS encoding glycosyltransferase, which produces MPKYPICINTSNTYTGIGTYASIITEIVGEDHVISLVLDKNQKDRSFPGTKMTPKKWMVGNGYVINSLFPSYLFDLNRSFYHYLDTSIVPVSTDGIVTIHDLYHPKNEPIYMRKIRKFKINKYKKFKNIIAISKTTMKSMIEAGFDEKNIQVIHHGNSKNWKKYDDIENIKRQYGLPRDRKIALTVGDGIFKNNHLVTEALKNSEFIHVHIGNDAGDINFVRLSEEDLNKIMCASDVLIRVSSNEGFGIPPMQATALGVPIVLSKLPVFKELFGKYAFFTEIDKASILESVRHAVKYRDDYLQKSRPYVDYFSFSSFKARMDSYYSKIKN
- a CDS encoding glycosyltransferase → MKSKNMSPKYQFCFKKTMEHYAGQLIRYISSSLHRKNYITSVRFPEGISFLIVTKNDIWLAESLKSIVRYADEVIIVDSSDQPYLKRNIELLSDLKIKNYKHIIRDLDLPTARAIGLSECSYKWIFIWDGDHIAMDNGKFSFEKLINYVRNLDTTRYYYAIHFHLATMGYQLDEIQPERCKYAGEAWIISNSDHFKFDPRKKWDEPVIPFYYRKIFLQGYYALHLNVIRPITMHQFRDLRISWYNERKKKDISFQDYIKTHKEIRSEPWRIRKVKYDESYYGLIPTLLNKYKGLSYEQIIEEKEKEIEEYIE
- a CDS encoding flippase translates to MPQSSSLLGIDALYQYTGAGAQLFSGALFYVILVRFFSSSEVGAVALFIAIIGLFNLIFSFGLGTAVQHFASYHLGRQEYATAKSVVFKILALGLIFSIIGLLSMFYLSRTISVIFMHTPAYTGIVRLLSIVLVGNVLFGILNGSALGLQLFRASGLMNVIIWITYYSTALLMAFFLRSLYFVVIGWAAGIFLGVALYLFLIIKSTHDYRGKPRPLTPSLLFQFSIPVLFSSIISYGATYIDRFIVAGLMTLSSLAVYNFALLIASSIGFIVSPLNNIMLPKFSEFYGEGNRENIRARTAMATTMIAAVYVPAALGVAVLSRMIIVLLAGRYYEEGSDAISIVMVFSALFVTSNVMTQLIAAIRKTKVFIYSSAASLASNAILSIMLIPKFGIEGASIGFSSIYAATFFVLYRYAKKSGLYSANAKDLAKVWGSSLVMVLVVMLAEVHFGTSMDLLFPYILLGTIVYIAMIKATRLIGKDDGLFLSSLFPENLSVLKKFIRFLASGSN
- a CDS encoding FkbM family methyltransferase, with product MEPRAIVKSAFYNEEYLMAQKPSLMVILLKKFPIESIPNRSIRYKLNEITDLNLTLKDLILDLFHNERKANNFKRYINVGIDTAKIYFNVDNRSSKFSFKETFFYGQYSYFDYKDKVVIDVGAQTGDSVLYFYMRGARKVIAFEPLPHNFDVLKKNIELNALDCECYDVALGSDDKIMTVNFSGDMVNAFGTGDKINIKMRRLDDYDLSPDLIKIDVEGFEMDVLRGALQTLEKTKEIIIEVHSLELRTEVIELLDSLDFKLIKEDQKPVKGYIANQFWIKK